TGCTCGCGCTCGAAGTCGCTGGCATCGGACGCTTCCCAATGGCGCTGCAGCGCCGCCCGCACGGCTTGATCGTTCATCGTAATCTCCCGGCTGTGCCCCGCGTGTGATTCCGCGAAGGTCTGAGCGTGGATGGCAAGAGCAATGTGATCAAGAGGGCGTGGCCGGTCTCTCCCGTCATTCCGGGGCGTGCGCAGCGCGAGCCCGGAATCCATTCCACCACTTGTGTTGCGGGTCAATGGATTCCGGGCTCGCGCCAAGAGGCGCGCCCCGGAATGACGGGCAGAGACGCTCGGTGTTCGTCCCGGCCCTGAGCGACGACCCATAACCATGAATGCAAATTGCCTTGCCAAGCTGTGGCCACAGCGCGCTCCAACGACGCAGCCCTGTGGTTATGGTTCCCTGCTTTCGCAGGGACGACATCGTGTGTTGTTTGGGATGCTTATCGCCAACGTCGCGGCGCAGTCGCGCCGCGCTTACTTCACCGCGGAGAAGCGGGTGTCGAACGAGTTGGTCTGCACAACCGGCGCAGAGCCGGCGAGTTGGGTCGCCGCCGGCGCGGCTGCGGCGGTGTCGGTTGCTTGCGGCTTCGGTGCGGGCTTGGCGGTGACTTTCGGCTCGGCCTTCGGGGCGACGCGCACAACCGATTGCGGTTTGGCATCGGCGACCTTCGGCTTGGCCGGTGCGGCAGCGGCCGGCGCCGGTGCGGCGGTCTTGCTGGCGTCGGCGGTGGCGCCACCGATGCCGACCTTGCGGGCAAAGCTCGAGAGGAAGCCTTCGGACTTGTCCGACGCATTCGCCGAAGCGACACGGGTGTTGGCTGCGGGCGTTGTCGACGACGTCGTTGCCACCACCGGCTCGTCCTGCTGGACCGCGAGGTTGGGCCGTGGCGGATTGACCGTGCCGGGGATCGTGCCGGGCGCGCGGGCGAGCGACATCGATTGCAGCGCCTGGCTGTCGCCGCCTTCGGAGAGACCGGTGTTTCCTTCCGGAATCTTCGAGGCGAAGATCGCGTTCATGCCGCCGTCGATGCCGGTGTTGAGGCGCGCCACCGGCGTGCCCTTGGACACCAGCTTGGCAGTCTCGGCGGCGTCCTGCTGCTCCTTCTCGCGCACCGCGCTCGCGATCTCCTCGGGGACCACATAGGCCGGGCACTTCGCGGAAGCATCGAACACCGGATCGCGCGTGGCGTTCGGTGCCTTGACGGCGTCGAACACGTATTTCTTCTCGCAGAAGTCGACCTTCGGCTCCTGCTTCGTCACTTCGAAATGATCATAGCCTTCCTTGATCATCTTCCAGAAAGGCATGTTCGGATTGTTGCGGTGCTTGGCCATGTTCACCGGCGTCATCCGGAACGGATAGGCCTGCAGCTGGAACGCCTTCTGGCCGCCGAAGAAGGACTCACGGCCCAGCGAATAGATTTCCGCAATCTGCTCGTCGGTCATTGCGTAACAGCCGCGCGAGGAGCAGTCGCCATGCACCATCAGCTGCGAGCCGGTACGGCCGAGCGCCTTGTCGAACGCGTTGGGATAGCCGGTGTTGAACGAGAGATAGTAGGCCGACTGCGGATTCATCTGGCTCGGGTTGATCGAGTAGAATCCCTCTGGCGCCTGGCGGTCGCCCTCGCGGACCTTCGGGCCGAGATCGCCCGACCAGCGGCAGATCGGATAGGTCTTGAGCAGTGCGAACTGGCCGGAGCGGGTCTGCTTCCAGACCTCGAGCTCGGCCTCCTGCTTGAACAGCCGCACCAGGATCGGCGACTGCATATCCATGTCCTTCTCGGTCATGGCAGCGACGAGTTTCGGCGGGACCGGCTGGTTGGCCTTGGCGTTCTGGGCGAGCGAAATCTGGTCGCTGTCACAGCCGGCGAGCATGACGCCCGCGGCGAGCACCGCCGAAGTCAGAAGCGCGCGTACGAGCGTGCGATGAGTCAAGTCCGAGCTCCACACCCACCGGGCGATTTTCGCGACCCCAACACGGCGAATATGCCCTGAAGCCATTGTGTAAAATATTAGCCTTCGACCACCCCTGCTCG
The window above is part of the Bradyrhizobium sp. PSBB068 genome. Proteins encoded here:
- a CDS encoding murein L,D-transpeptidase, translating into MTHRTLVRALLTSAVLAAGVMLAGCDSDQISLAQNAKANQPVPPKLVAAMTEKDMDMQSPILVRLFKQEAELEVWKQTRSGQFALLKTYPICRWSGDLGPKVREGDRQAPEGFYSINPSQMNPQSAYYLSFNTGYPNAFDKALGRTGSQLMVHGDCSSRGCYAMTDEQIAEIYSLGRESFFGGQKAFQLQAYPFRMTPVNMAKHRNNPNMPFWKMIKEGYDHFEVTKQEPKVDFCEKKYVFDAVKAPNATRDPVFDASAKCPAYVVPEEIASAVREKEQQDAAETAKLVSKGTPVARLNTGIDGGMNAIFASKIPEGNTGLSEGGDSQALQSMSLARAPGTIPGTVNPPRPNLAVQQDEPVVATTSSTTPAANTRVASANASDKSEGFLSSFARKVGIGGATADASKTAAPAPAAAAPAKPKVADAKPQSVVRVAPKAEPKVTAKPAPKPQATDTAAAAPAATQLAGSAPVVQTNSFDTRFSAVK